One segment of Salvia splendens isolate huo1 chromosome 20, SspV2, whole genome shotgun sequence DNA contains the following:
- the LOC121782583 gene encoding putative F-box protein At3g52320 isoform X2: protein MKISNLLEGDSECGIMNKSAKKGCLSVRKYTKLRDILFANLPEEITIEILQRLPIRSVMACKCVLKSWRHLIEGMSYTPKPCQFFVYGDLEMSVGSKVGVVLHL, encoded by the exons ATGAAGATCTCTAACCTTTTGGAAGGGGATTCTGAGTGTGGCATAATGAACAAAAGTGCCAAAAAGGGTTGTTTATCTGTAAGAAAATACACGAAACTGAGAGATATTTTGTTTGCAAATCTACCGGAAGAGATTACGATAGAGATCTTACAAAGACTCCCCATTAGGAGTGTTATGGCGTGCAAGTGTGTTCTTAAATCATGGCGCCATCTGATTGAGGGGATGTCGTATACTCCGAAACCATGCCAATTTTTCGTGTATGGAGACTTGGAAATGAG TGTGGGATCAAAG GTTGGTGTTGTGCTGCACTTATGA
- the LOC121782583 gene encoding uncharacterized protein LOC121782583 isoform X1, with protein sequence MKISNLLEGDSECGIMNKSAKKGCLSVRKYTKLRDILFANLPEEITIEILQRLPIRSVMACKCVLKSWRHLIEGMSYTPKPCQFFVYGDLEMSVGSKMQEAGEDAQYSLTAPFLAC encoded by the exons ATGAAGATCTCTAACCTTTTGGAAGGGGATTCTGAGTGTGGCATAATGAACAAAAGTGCCAAAAAGGGTTGTTTATCTGTAAGAAAATACACGAAACTGAGAGATATTTTGTTTGCAAATCTACCGGAAGAGATTACGATAGAGATCTTACAAAGACTCCCCATTAGGAGTGTTATGGCGTGCAAGTGTGTTCTTAAATCATGGCGCCATCTGATTGAGGGGATGTCGTATACTCCGAAACCATGCCAATTTTTCGTGTATGGAGACTTGGAAATGAG TGTGGGATCAAAG ATGCAGGAGGCTGGAGAAGATGCGCAGTACAGCCTGACGGCTCCATTCTTGGCGTGCTAA
- the LOC121780862 gene encoding uncharacterized protein LOC121780862, with the protein MMQRWCWRLRSLAALASSTHLRPPAAARLLHTSPSLFHKPPIATRSLIAPYFSSHISASTFPSPITHSPLSLIQVRHITAKQRKRKLKSRKPMTPVVSKVKKVKIKGYSSYKGRFRLMNDGQIRRWKEGKRHNAFSKSKKSKRRLRQPGVVPAAYAKVMKKLNFCA; encoded by the exons ATGATGCAGAGATGGTGCTGGAGGCTCCGCTCTTTGGCAGCCCTTGCTTCCTCTACCCACCTTCGCCCTCCCGCCGCTGCTCGTCTTCTCCACACTTCCCCCAGTTTATTCCACAAACCCCCAATCGCCACTCGTTCCCTAATTGCACCCTATTTTTCCTCCCACATCAGCGCCTCCACCTTTCCCTCTCCTATCACACACTCGCCTCTCTCT TTGATCCAAGTACGGCATATCACTGCCAAgcagaggaagaggaagttgaaGAGTAGGAAGCCAATGACTCCAGTAGTTTCCAAAGTCAAAAAAGTCAAAATCAAAGGCTACTC GTCTTACAAAGGAAGATTTAGGCTTATGAATGATGGGCAGATCAGGCGATGGAAGGAGGGGAAGCGGCATAATGCATTCTCAAAG TCTAAGAAGTCAAAACGACGATTGAGACAACCTGGTGTTGTTCCTGCGGCTTATGCAAAAGTAATGAAGAAGCTAAATTTCTGCGCTTGA
- the LOC121782939 gene encoding uncharacterized protein LOC121782939, translated as MCRYLLKPIQIINPRKHPNTSCYASYIAITPCKFLHTSAPAPPLLLLLPHSTNSTHTSHHLLLRYISIHLSTRPMAEISSHQKEAAMATTTPDSHNVAAQDMYKAGGGAGVEEKPSKPEVLGWYMYGLCSYFVHTVLIPIVFPLIISQTVSDPPPPPQGWERSYQNVTCKHTEMLLYEELVHRAIKLGGKNVSPLEWTSISWFMGLILSAPVLGIVSILLDYSHYQQLIAGAATIIGAIFCLPAGFFKKSWIFPPYIAIIVAANTIVGAAHARHLGLMIRGFTGSVIPQQQFANRRSFTSRLSLYSTAAGCLGAAIMSSFTYHMFSHKDHFTAMWVVSIFSGLVWGLGLLHIFSTDRATTTYNDAPSHSAPITHVLSIFRYPHAAGSLAGVFLSSFMSMCIFGAALLHAMGYSCFQTKNILFLWLTYFMVPIASLPLVHPLQLAMKLDAEKMQLLGFILSTLASGFGFYYKGAMWTKGNLFFFAAVQGSATGFLHAFGRVLWLDCSPAGKEGAFSVWFSWARALGACAGFAVATSIPGNVGRAFGASFCAGLVGMVILIFGNISSFKGAKAAGHVIKSGKNSPAPEFVADHSKTTVLSEVLAKGKAEV; from the exons ATGTGCCGTTACCTACTCAAACCAATTCAAATCATAAACCCTCGAAAACACCCCAACACCAGCTGTTACGCTAGCTACATAGCTATCACTCCCTGCAAATTTCTCCACACCTCTGCCCCTGCCCCTCCACTCTTATTGCTACTGCCACACTCCACAAATTCAACCCACACCAGTCACCACCTCCTGCTGCGCTATATATCTATCCATCTATCCACACGACCAATGGCAGAAATCAGCTCGCACCAAAAGGAAGCAGCTATGGCTACTACCACCCCAGACTCTCACAATGTGGCCGCGCAGGACATGTACAAGGCCGGCGGCGGAGCAGGAGTCGAGGAGAAACCCTCCAAACCTGAAGTTCTCGGCTGGTACATGTACGGACTCTGCTCCTACTTCGTCCACACCGTCCTCATCCCCATCGTCTTCCCGCTCATTATCAGCCAGACCGTCTCGGATCCGCCCCCGCCGCCGCAGGGCTGGGAGAGGAGCTACCAGAATGTCACCTGCAAGCACACTGAAATGCTACT ATATGAAGAACTGGTGCACAGGGCAATTAAACTGGGTGGGAAGAATGTATCCCCGCTGGAATGGACTTCGATCTCTTGGTTCATGGGGCTAATTCTCTCAGCGCCTGTATTGGGCATTGTTTCGATCCTCCTTGATTATAGCCACTATCAGCAGCTTATAGCTGGTGCGGCCACCATAATCGGAGCCATCTTCTGCCTCCCAGCTGGCTTTTTCAAGAAGTCGTGGATCTTTCCACCATACATTGCCATCATCGTGGCAGCAAACACCATTGTTGGTGCAGCTCATGCCCGCCATCTTGGCCTAATGATCCGCGGATTCACAGGCTCGGTCATACCGCAGCAACAGTTTGCAAACAGAAGATCCTTCACCAGCCGTCTGTCCCTCTACTCAACAGCAGCTGGCTGCTTGGGAGCTGCAATCATGTCTTCGTTCACATACCACATGTTCAGCCACAAGGACCACTTCACCGCAATGTGGGTTGTATCCATATTCAGTGGCCTTGTTTGGGGTCTAGGATTGCTCCACATTTTCAGCACGGACAGAGCCACGACAACTTACAACGACGCACCATCACATTCTGCGCCCATAACACACGTGTTGTCCATCTTCAGATACCCGCATGCTGCAGGGAGCCTTGCAGGGGTTTTCCTATCATCTTTTATGTCAATGTGCATTTTCGGAGCAGCATTGCTTCATGCCATGGGATACAGTTGCTTCCAAACAAAGAACATATTGTTTCTATGGCTAACATATTTCATGGTTCCTATAGCTTCTCTTCCATTGGTACATCCACTTCAGCTAGCCATGAAATTAGATGCTGAGAAGATGCAGCTTCTTGGCTTCATATTGTCTACTTTGGCATCAGGGTTTGGTTTCTATTATAAAGGAGCCATGTGGACTAAAGGCAATCTGTTTTTCTTCGCAGCTGTACAGGGATCCGCCACAG GTTTCCTGCATGCTTTCGGGAGGGTTCTGTGGTTGGATTGTTCCCCTGCAGGTAAAGAAGGTGCATTTTCTGTGTGGTTTTCATGGGCACGAGCACTGGGAGCTTGTGCAGGATTTGCCGTAGCAACTTCCATACCTGGAAATGTTGGCAGAGCGTTTGGAGCATCGTTCTGTGCAGGGCTTGTAGGGATGGTTATTCTGATATTCGGAAATATCAGCAGCTTCAAAGGAGCGAAAGCAGCCGGGCACGTCATCAAAAGTGGGAAGAACTCCCCTGCCCCTGAATTTGTTGCTGATCATTCGAAGACTACTGTTTTATCTGAGGTTTTAGCTAAAGGAAAGGCTGAAGTTTAA